Proteins from a genomic interval of Yarrowia lipolytica chromosome 1E, complete sequence:
- a CDS encoding uncharacterized protein (Compare to YALI0E15642g, similar to Saccharomyces cerevisiae RFA1 (YAR007C); ancestral locus Anc_4.120, some similarities with uniprot|P22336 Saccharomyces cerevisiae YAR007c RFA1 DNA replication factor A 69 KD subunit) encodes MTFELSTGFFDAVENATSRDELPEKFRAPILQIVRPMSELPGKNRFKVTLFDGEKPGMVFGDLDNLPQERPGKFDIVKLSNFELVMAKQRGVVYVHQMDFLSHADAALGLDTEEDAELPGGAAATAPAAATSNPTPAKRMASTNEIPAGVQAQGFPATVMPIERLSPYQNKWAIKVRVTSKADKKKFSNTKGEGQLFNVTFIDETGEIRATGFNQEVDKFYPMLEEGQVYYVTQCRVSMANKKFSNVNNDYELVFGRDTVIIQADEAEAAAIPTANYSFVTLDKLQDVEVGNNVDVLGVVQNVGPLEDGVAKATGNPYKRRNLMLGDKSGFATRLTFFGEKATSFDEGTVPVGTIIAIKGARVGDFNGRNLSTSHSSTIAVEPAIDETYALKGWYASEGKQTSFKQLQTTTTNKPVAATPIDVATSSYGQSEKPDYYTLQAWVVHVRTGNFAYPACQTPDCNKKVVEHGDEWRCEKCEKNMDKPLYRYILSINVGDATGSMWLTAFNEPAEVIMGMTADQLTEIQTSQGDDEFEQAVQKVTGKQYTLRCRSKQEFYNEESKARHQVLTAQALDYLKDIDELIKDLDQYM; translated from the coding sequence ATGACGTTTGAGCTATCGACCGGATTTTTCGACGCCGTGGAGAACGCCACCAGCCGAGATGAGCTGCCTGAAAAGTTTCGGGCTCCAATTCTCCAGATTGTGCGGCCCATGAGCGAGCTGCCCGGCAAGAACAGATTCAAGGTGACTCTGTTTGACGGAGAAAAGCCCGGCATGGTGTTCGGCGACCTGGACAACCTGCCCCAAGAACGACCGGGCAAATtcgacattgtcaagcTCAGCAACTTTGAGCTGGTCATGGCCAAACAGCGAGGAGTCGTCTACGTCCACCAGATGGACTTCTTGAGCCACGCCGACGCGGCTCTGGGACTCGATACCGAAGAGGATGCTGAGCTTCCTGGTGGCGCTGCTGCtactgctcctgctgctgccaccaGCAACCCCACCCCTGCCAAGCGAATGGCTTCTACCAACGAGATTCCTGCTGGTGTCCAGGCCCAGGGATTCCCCGCCACTGTGATGCCCATTGAGCGACTTTCGCCTTACCAGAACAAGTGGGCCATCAAGGTCCGAGTCACTTCCAaggccgacaagaagaagttctccaacaccaaggGAGAGGGCCAGCTCTTCAATGTCACCTTTATCGACGAGACGGGCGAAATTCGAGCCACCGGCTTCAACCAGGAGGTGGATAAGTTCTACCCcatgctggaggagggccAGGTTTACTACGTGACTCAATGCCGAGTCTCCATGGCTAACAAGAAGTTCTCCAACGTGAACAATGACTACGAGCTGGTGTTTGGCCGAGACACGGTTATCATCCAGGCggacgaggccgaggccgCTGCTATCCCCACAGCCAATTACTCGTTTGTGACTCTCGATAAGCTGCAGGATGTTGAAGTTGGCAACAATGTTGACGTTCTTGGTGTCGTCCAGAACGTTGGTCCCCTGGAAGACGGCGTGGCCAAGGCTACTGGCAACCCCTATAAGCGACGAAACCTCATGTTGGGAGACAAGAGTGGATTTGCCACCCGTCTGACTTTCTTTGGAGAGAAGGCCACTTCCTTCGACGAGGGAACTGTTCCTGTTGGCACCATTATCGCCATCAAGGGCGCCCGCGTTGGCGACTTTAACGGCCGAAACCTGTCCACCAGTCACAGCTCCACTATTGCCGTGGAACCAGCCATCGACGAGACCTACGCGCTCAAGGGATGGTATGCCTCTGAGGGTAAGCAGACGAGCTTTAAGCAGCTGCAGACAACTACCACCAACAAGCCTGTGGCCGCCACACCCATTGATGTCGCCACATCCAGCTACGGACAGTCAGAAAAGCCCGACTACTACACCCTACAGGCTTGGGTCGTGCACGTTCGAACCGGCAACTTTGCATACCCTGCTTGTCAGACTCCGGACTGTAACAAAAAGGTGGTCGAGCATGGTGACGAGTGGCGATGCGAAAAGTGTGAAAAGAACATGGATAAACCTCTTTACAGATACATCCTCTCCATCAACGTGGGAGATGCCACAGGAAGCATGTGGCTGACGGCATTCAACGAGCCTGCTGAAGTGATTATGGGCATGACCGCAGATCAATTGACCGAGATCCAGACTAGCCAAGGAGACGATGAGTTTGAGCAAGCTGTTCAGAAGGTCACCGGCAAACAGTACACTCTGCGATGCCGATCCAAGCAGGAGTTTTACAACGAAGAATCCAAGGCTCGTCACCAGGTTCTTACGGCGCAGGCGCTCGACTATCTCAAGGATATTGAtgagctcatcaaggaccTCGACCAATACATGTAA
- a CDS encoding uncharacterized protein (Compare to YALI0E15664g, similar to Saccharomyces cerevisiae ECM30 (YLR436C); ancestral locus Anc_4.315, weakly similar to DEHA0D10483g Debaryomyces hansenii) — MNHEHLYKYFYFCFYFYAMLSQFIYFCLHLTIQPLPLSPCTRDLGSGHLTTLNIPTCTSMGQTESKQTFRTEIFRLSTDSSIPESDTIFWSKLWMVPENASDIFTLVGENDVRTALQTFPDNIATLVRVVSQQIINCDDTTPEPQLLNCIRVLTRVLPIVFESGTKTFDDDLFWSNDILGEKLVTKLVSLLFNKKLCGTSQIWEMGVGCHSVEGGVTSAQEGNRCEILRLLVCCSCKQLYTSVNHVTTQGSRFLTCIVSGLGKSDTLLLLCSLLNLSLVRLLRDANAFQTVVFGGSQTAFWALELLLLLVVYYPPEPGVKNNFRYFLGKLKQDVDFEFIARHISEILAKFSASSGSILTGKKETRTNEIICLLWEIIQTNKRFLPWLLKKGYLDNIILSILQQIKMCESTQTLRLLSNFLLYLSDDDVVVSSFDDGTVNFNYVLGQLFSVITQPREEINPIIPTLVECIYNLSVQAKHIDYTVSCQLVDIFDVLSSPSFLFANSTNRFLLELTLESINAMLEYNFQANKSLVFVLQKRRSSFEKLHRLVKEKGKEPTNGEEDLSWLEDLPLDTIDTVYAMIESSVPGLNTYSAVPPPSSSTSPASDEPKTTKDTPSTMIDTIGTLNPPVQPTKFHKIEFQWDPVLLGWYLSLIWTSLYTHEARVGRQVTSLADTVGTGYSTGAAAVGVWNRTHTKLFKVQQSVAAPNLGAVDAVALNVWKRITNR; from the coding sequence ATGAATCAcgagcacttgtacaagtacttctaCTTCTGCTTCTACTTCTACGCTATGTTATCAcaatttatttatttttgcCTGCATCTCACAATCCAACCCTTACCCTTATCACCCTGTACGCGAGATTTAGGTTCAGGCCATCTGACCACCCTCAATATACCGACTTGCACATCAATGGGCCAAACCGAGTCGAAACAGACGTTTCGCACCGAGATTTTCCGGTTGTCGACGGATTCCAGCATTCCTGAATCAGATACCATCTTCTGGAGCAAATTATGGATGGTTCCGGAAAACGCCAGCGACATCTTCACACTGGTGGGCGAGAACGATGTCCGAACGGCGCTCCAGACTTTTCCAGACAATATAGCCACTCTGGTCCGAGTCGTGAGCCAACAGATTATCAATTGCGACGATACAACGCCCGAGCCGCAACTGCTCAATTGCATTCGCGTTCTCACCAGGGTGCTACCAATTGTGTTTGAAAGTGGCACCAAGACGTTTGATGACGATCTCTTCTGGAGCAACGACATTCTGggcgagaagctggtgACAAAGCTCGTGTCGCTTTTGTTCAATAAAAAGCTATGCGGCACCTCGCAAATCTGGGAAATGGGAGTGGGTTGTCACAGCGTGGAAGGAGGGGTGACCAGCGCGCAGGAGGGAAATCGCTGCGAGATTCTCAGGTTACTCGTGTGCTGCTCGTGCAAACAGCTGTACACTAGTGTTAACCATGTTACCACGCAGGGCTCCCGGTTTCTCACGTGCATTGTCAGCGGGCTTGGTAAGAGCGACACCCTGTTGCTACTGTGCTCTCTGCTCAACTTGTCGCTGGTGCGGTTGTTGCGCGATGCCAATGCCTTCCAAACAGTCGTGTTTGGGGGCTCTCAGACGGCGTTCTGGGCCCTGGAACTGTtgcttctgcttgttgTCTACTACCCCCCGGAGCCGGGCGTGAAGAACAACTTCAGATACTTTCTGGGCAAACTCAAGCAGGATGTGGACTTTGAGTTCATTGCAAGACACATTAGCGAGATTCTGGCCAagttctcggcctcctctGGCTCCATTTTGACTGGCAAGAAGGAAACACGCACCAACGAGATTATCTGTTTGTTATGGGAGATCATTCAGACCAACAAGCGATTCTTGCCGTGGCTTCTAAAGAAGGGGTACCTCGACAACATCATTCTATCGATTCTGCAACAAATCAAAATGTGTGAGAGCACGCAGACTCTGAGGCTGCTCAGTAACTTCCTGCTCTATCTgagtgatgatgatgtggTTGTGTCTTCGTTCGACGATGGCACTGTGAATTTCAACTATgtgcttggccagctcttctctgtcATCACTCAACCTCGTGAAGAAATCAACCCCATCATCCCCACTCTGGTTGAATGCATCTACAACCTGTCTGTGCAGGCCAAGCATATCGACTACACGGTGTCGTGCCAGCTGGTTGACATTTTCGACGTTCTGTCATcgccctccttcttgttcgCCAACTCCACAAACCGCTTCCTGTTGGAGCTCACCCTGGAGTCCATCAACGCCATGCTTGAATACAACTTTCAGGCCAACAAGTCGCTTGTCTTTGTTCTACAGAAGCGACGGTCGTCATTTGAAAAGCTGCATCGCCTCGTGAAGGAGAAAGGAAAGGAGCCTACAAATGGTGAGGAGGACTTGTCATGGCTAGAAGACCTTCCACTCGACACCATTGACACGGTCTACGCCATGATTGAGTCCTCTGTCCCTGGGTTGAACACATACTCCGCAgtaccaccaccaagctCCAGCACAAGCCCTGCTAGCGACGAGCCCAAGACCACTAAAGACACACCCTCCACGATGATCGACACTATAGGCACCCTCAATCCTCCTGTGCAGCCCACAAAGTTCCACAAGATTGAGTTTCAGTGGGACCCAGTGCTTCTTGGCTGGTATCTATCTCTCATTTGGACCAGTCTCTACACCCATGAGGCTCGCGTGGGTCGTCAAGTGACCTCCCTAGCTGACACTGTGGGCACagggtacagtacgggTGCCGCTGCAGTGGGTGTATGGAACCGAACCCACACCAAGCTGTTCAAGGTGCAGCAGAGTGTTGCAGCTCCTAATCTCGGTGCTGTGGATGCTGTAGCGTTGAACGTGTGGAAGCGGATTACTAACAGGTAG
- a CDS encoding uncharacterized protein (Compare to YALI0E15686g, similar to Saccharomyces cerevisiae CBP4 (YGR174C); ancestral locus Anc_5.186, weakly similar to uniprot|P37267 Saccharomyces cerevisiae YGR174c CBP4 ubiquinol--cytochrome-c reductase assembly factor), which translates to MRLENWPIVEMFRSRPGVPNWPKFGLFAVGVIGSAYLGYRYATPSEEDIVRRMNPELRERYMLERDARQEYFNEFVKEAIAQSKTNEPIWKVGPMASKPIDFNVAVREKMKEIEARNDQDRNERIKNELAAIAKKEEEEKNKKGWW; encoded by the coding sequence aTGAGATTAGAAAACTGGCCGATTGTCGAAATGTTCCGGTCGCGGCCCGGCGTGCCCAACTGGCCCAAGTTTGGTCTGTTTGCCGTCGGCGTCATCGGATCGGCATATCTGGGATACCGCTATGCCACTCCTTCCGAAGAAGATATTGTGCGACGAATGAACCCCGAGTTGCGAGAGCGATACATGCTGGAGCGAGATGCTCGGCAGGAGTATTTCAacgagtttgtcaaggaggccattgCCCAGTCCAAGACCAACGAGCCCATCTGGAAGGTTGGGCCCATGGCTTCCAAGCCCATTGATTTCAATGTGGCTGTGCGAGAAAAGATGAAGGAGATCGAGGCTCGAAATGACCAGGATCGAAACGAGCGAATCAAGAACGAGCTGGCTGCcatcgccaagaaggaggaagaggaaaagaacaagaagggATGGTGGTAg
- a CDS encoding uncharacterized protein (Compare to YALI0E15708g, similar to uniprot|P21826 Saccharomyces cerevisiae YIR031c DAL7 malate synthase 2): MGPGLPDSASVVPAQEMQKNCTLHTNHLVTTVPSSNTDAILKGVEIRANIPANAQHIFSKEALAFIATLHRTFDARRHELLAARVARQARIDAGEFPDFLPETKNIRDDPTWQGAPPAPGLVDRRVEITGPTDRKMVINALNSDVWTYMADFEDSSAPTWSNMVDGQVNLYDGVRRTITFQAPGGKSYKLRSDKEKLPTLIVRPRGWHLDETHFLVDGKPISGGLFDFGLYFFNNAKESVARGAGPYFYLPKMESHLEARLWNDVFKLSQDWIGMPRGTIRGTVLIETILAAFEMDEIIYELREHSSGLNCGRWDYIFSFIKKFKNHPEFVLPDRGDVTMTVPYMSAYVKLLIQTCHKRGVHAMGGMAAQIPIKNDAAANKVAMEGVYKDKLREVTAGHDGTWVAHPQLAIIASEVFNKHMPTPNQIYRRREDVHITARDLINPYIEGGKITEEGIRKNLFIGLGYMEAWLRGLGCVPINYLMEDAATAEVSRSQLHQWVKHGVTTAEGKKVTKDYAVKLLNEETDKLIKNSKPGNKFAEAAAYFKPEIVGDKYSDFLTTLLYDQITSVGSSSKL; the protein is encoded by the coding sequence ATGGGGCCTGGTCTGCCGGATAGCGCTTCCGTTGTACCTGCACAAGAGATGCAAAAAAACTGCACACTCCATACTAACCATTTAGTGACTACTGTTCCTTCTAGCAACACTGAcgccattctcaagggtGTTGAGATCCGGGCTAACATCCCCGCCAACGCCCAGcacatcttctccaaggaggctctggcttTCATCGCCACCCTGCACCGAACCTTCGATGCCCGACGACACGAGCTCCTTGCTGCTCGAGTCGCTCGACAGGCCCGAATCGATGCCGGCGAGTTCCCCGACTTCCTCcccgagaccaagaacaTCCGAGATGACCCCACTTGGCAGGGTGCCCCCCCCGCCCCCGGTCTGGTTGATCGACGAGTCGAGATCACCGGCCCCACTGACCGAAAGATGGTCATCAACGCCCTGAACTCCGACGTCTGGACCTACATGGCTGACTTTGAGGACTCCTCTGCCCCCACCTGGTCCAACATGGTCGATGGTCAGGTCAACCTCTACGACGGTGTCCGACGAACCATCACCTTCCAGGCCCCCGGTGGAAAGTCTTACAAGCTCCGAtccgacaaggagaagctccCCACCCTTATCGTCCGACCTCGAGGCTGGCACCTTGATGAGACCCACttccttgttgatggcaAGCCCATCTCCGGTGGTCTCTTTGATTTCGGTCTGtacttcttcaacaacgCCAAGGAGTCCGTTGCTCGAGGCGCTGGCCCTTACTTCTACCTCCCCAAGATGGAGTCCCACCTTGAGGCCCGACTCTGGAACGACGTCTTCAAGCTCTCTCAGGACTGGATCGGCATGCCCCGAGGAACCATCCGAGGTACCGTTCTGATCGAGACCATTCTCGCCGCCTTTGAGATGGACGAGATCATCTACGAGCTCCGAGAGCACTCCTCTGGTCTCAACTGTGGCCGATGGGATtacatcttctccttcatcaAGAAGTTCAAGAACCATCCCGAGTTTGTTCTCCCCGACCGAGGTGACGTTACCATGACCGTCCCTTACATGTCTGCTTACGTCAAGCTCCTCATCCAGACCTGCCACAAGCGAGGCGTCCACGCCATGGGCGGTATGGCTGCTCAGATCCCCATCAAGAAcgatgctgctgccaacaaGGTTGCCATGGAGGGTGTCTACAAGGACAAGCTCCGAGAGGTGACCGCCGGCCACGACGGTACCTGGGTTGCTCACCCCCAGCTTGCCATCATCGCCTCCGAGGTTTTCAACAAGCACATGCCCACTCCTAACCAGATCTACCGACGACGAGAGGATGTCCACATCACCGCTCGAGACCTCATCAACCCTTACATTGAGGGCGGCAAGATCACCGAGGAGGGTATCCGAAAGAACCTGTTCATCGGTCTTGGCTACATGGAGGCCTGGCTCCGTGGTCTTGGTTGTGTCCCCATCAACTACTTGATGGAGGATGCTGCCACCGCTGAGGTGTCTCGATCTCAGCTCCACCAGTGGGTCAAGCACGGTGTTACCACCGCCGAAGGCAAGAAGGTCACCAAGGACTACGCCGTCAAGCTTCTCAACGAGGAGACCGAcaagctcatcaagaacTCCAAGCCCGGCAACAAGTTTGCTGAGGCCGCCGCTTACTTCAAGCCCGAGATTGTTGGCGACAAGTACTCCGACTTCCTCACCACTCTCCTTTACGACCAGATCACCTCCGTTGGCAGCTCTTCCAAGCTCTAA
- a CDS encoding uncharacterized protein (Compare to YALI0E15730g, similar to Saccharomyces cerevisiae ERG1 (YGR175C); ancestral locus Anc_5.185, similar to uniprot|P32476 Saccharomyces cerevisiae YGR175c ERG1 squalene monooxygenase), whose amino-acid sequence MVTQQSAAETSATQTNEYDVVIVGAGIAGPALAVALGNQGRKVLVVERDLSEPDRIVGELLQPGGVAALKTLGLGSCIEDIDAIPCQGYNVIYSGEECVLKYPKVPRDIQQDYNELYRSGKSADISNEAPRGVSFHHGRFVMNLRRAARDTPNVTLLEATVTEVVKNPYTGHIIGVKTFSKTGGAKIYKHFFAPLTVVCDGTFSKFRKDFSTNKTSVRSHFAGLILKDAVLPSPQHGHVILSPNSCPVLVYQVGARETRILCDIQGPVPSNATGALKEHMEKNVMPHLPKSIQPSFQAALKEQTIRVMPNSFLSASKNDHHGLILLGDALNMRHPLTGGGMTVALNDALLLSRLLTGVNLEDTYAVSSVMSSQFHWQRKHLDSIVNILSMALYSLFAADSDYLRILQLGCFNYFKLGGICVDHPVMLLAGVLPRPMYLFTHFFVVAIYGGICNMQANGIAKLPASLLQFVASLVTACIVIFPYIWSELT is encoded by the coding sequence ATGGTCACCCAACAGTCTGCAGCAGAGACCAGCGCCACCCAGACCAACGAGTACGACGTGGTCATTGTCGGAGCTGGTATTGCCGGGCCCGCTCTGGCCGTGGCTCTTGGAAATCAGGGCAGAAAGGTTCTTGTTGTGGAACGAGATCTCTCCGAACCGGACCGAATCGTGGGAGAGCTGCTTCAGCCCGGAGGAGTCGCTGCTCTCAAGACTCTGGGTCTCGGCTCTTGTATCGAGGATATCGACGCGATCCCCTGCCAGGGATACAACGTGATCtactctggagaagagtGCGTTCTCAAATACCCCAAGGTCCCCCGAGACATCCAGCAGGACTACAACGAGCTGTACAGAAGCGGAAAGTCTgccgacatctccaacgaGGCTCCCCGAGGAGTATCCTTCCACCACGGCCGATTTGTCATGAACTTGCGAAGGGCCGCACGAGACACACCCAATGTGACTCTGCTGGAGGCCACAGTCACcgaggtggtcaagaacCCTTACACCGGCCACATTATTGGAGTCAAGACCTTCTCTAAAACTGGAGGCGCCAAAATCTACAAGCACTTCTTTGCTCCTCTCACCGTCGTCTGTGATGGAACTTTTTCCAAGTTCCGAAAGGACTTTAGCACCAACAAGACGTCTGTGCGTTCGCATTTCGCCGGTCtgattctcaaggacgcTGTTCTGCCCTCCCCCCAGCATGGCCACGTGATTCTGTCGCCCAACTCGTGTCCCGTTCTTGTCTACCAGGTTGGAGCTCGAGAGACCCGAATTCTGTGTGACATTCAGGGACCCGTCCCCTCTAATGCAACCGGAGCCCTCAAGGAAcacatggagaagaacgTCATGCCCCACCTGCCTAAGTCCATCCAGCCGTCTTTCCAAGccgctctcaaggagcagaCCATTCGAGTCATGCCCAACTCTTTCCTGTCGGCCTCCAAGAACGATCACCACGGTTTGATTCTGCTGGGTGACGCACTCAACATGCGACATCCACTTACCGGAGGAGGAATGACCGTTGCTCTCAATGATGCCCTTCTACTCAGCAGACTTCTCACCGGCGTTAACCTGGAAGACACCTATGCCGTGTCCTCCGTCATGAGCTCGCAGTTCCACTGGCAGCGAAAACACCTCGACTCCATCGTCAACATTCTCTCCATGGCCCTCTACTCGCTCTTCGCCGCCGACTCGGACTACTTGCGAATCCTGCAGCTCGGATGCTTCAACTACTTCAAGCTGGGAGGCATCTGTGTGGACCACCCCGTCATGCTGTTGGCTGGAGTTCTCCCCCGACCCATGTACCTGTTTACGCATTTCTTCGTAGTGGCCATCTACGGCGGAATCTGCAACATGCAGGCCAACGGCATTGCCAAGCTGCCCGCGTCGCTACTGCAATTTGTCGCCTCTCTGGTCACCGCTTGCATCGTCATCTTCCCTTACATTTGGAGCGAGCTGACTTAG
- a CDS encoding uncharacterized protein (Compare to YALI0E15796g, similar to Saccharomyces cerevisiae CTR2 (YHR175W); ancestral locus Anc_5.61, similar to uniprot|P38865 Saccharomyces cerevisiae YHR175w CTR2 copper transport protein) — translation MDHSHHMMDHSGHDMPMPDMPGHGDMPEMCSMNMIFNWDTKGMCVVFPWWHVKTHVGMILTVIAVVFISAGYEYVRKLSRDIDAAFKGSDVRPSDQKKIRIYKSIFYGFQVGYSFLLMLVFMTYNAWLMAAVAIGAGVGYFIWGGKSSERSMSCH, via the exons ATGGACCACTCTCACCACATGATGGACCACAGTGGCCACGACATGCCCATGCCCGATATGCCCGGCCACGGCGACATGCCCGAAATGTGCAGCATGAACATGATCTTCAACTGGGACACAAAGGGCATGTGCGTGGTGTTCCCCTGGTGGCACGTCAAGACCCATGTGGGCATGATTCTGACCGTCATCGCCGTGGTCTTCATCTCCGCAGGATACGAATACGTGCGAAAGCTGTCGCGGGACATTGATGCCGCCTTCAAGGGCTCCG ACGTTCGACCTTCGGACCAGAAAAAGATCCGAATCTACAAGTCCATCTTCTATGGATTCCAAGTGGGTTACAGCTTCTTACTGAT GCTGGTCTTCATGACTTACAATGCCTGGCTCATGGCTGCTGTGGCCATTGGAGCTGGTGTTGGCTACTTCATCTGGGGCGGTAAGTCCAGTGAGCGATCCATGTCTTGCCATTAA
- a CDS encoding uncharacterized protein (Compare to YALI0E15818g, some similarities with uniprot|P10127 Saccharomyces cerevisiae YGL256w ADH4 alcohol dehydrogenase IV), with protein MVKTSTNLARNVLRAIQANPPPGLEVNGITSHNFGAYQRAFTPMVMQGAGHRNYASDHKETEYAFQMAASNIRYGPGVTAEVGYDFKNMRIDRVAVFTDKNLLNTPAVKTALQSLDKCGIKYDLYSDVCVEPKEPSVLDAIAWGRAKQPKAYLAIGGGSVMDTAKMANLYQCFPDAELLDFVNAPIGKAQPIDIDLKPLIAVPTTAGTGSETTGTAIFDLVSRKAKTGIANRALKPLLGIVDPLNSATMPEQVKAASGLDVLCHSLESYTAIPYQQRTPRPSNPNMRPAYQGSNPIADIFSLEGLRLAIEYLPRSCADPEDMEAHSNMLLGSTLAGVGFGNAGVHICHGLSYPISGMNTSYYHPDYHTDHPLVPHGISVAVTAPSVFKFTAPSDPERHLKAASLFGVDVSNVKRESAGEVLAEAIQEFMFTKLKHQPRGVSALGYKRSDISALVDGAVPQRRVLDLAPGIHGVEEAEVREALTSILEDAWEY; from the coding sequence ATGGTCAAAACGTCGACGAACCTTGCACGAAACGTGCTGCGAGCCATCCAGGCCAACCCTCCTCCCGGCCTCGAGGTAAATGGCATCACCTCACACAACTTCGGAGCCTACCAGCGGGCTTTCACCCCCATGGTGATGCAGGGAGCCGGACACAGAAACTACGCCAGTGATCACAAGGAGACGGAGTACGCGTTCCAGATGGCCGCTTCCAACATCCGATACGGCCCCGGCGTGACGGCAGAGGTGGGCTACGACTTCAAGAACATGCGAATCGACCGGGTGGCTGTCTTCAccgacaagaacctgctcaACACCCCCGCCGTCAAAACCGCACTACAGTCACTCGACAAGTGTGGAATCAAATACGACCTTTATTCGGACGTGTGCGTTGAGCCCAAAGAGCCCTCTGTGCTCGACGCCATTGCCTGGGGACGAGCTAAGCAGCCCAAGGCCTACCTTGCcattggaggaggctctgtcATGGACACTGCCAAGATGGCCAACCTGTACCAGTGCTTCCCCGACGCTGAGCTGCTTGATTTCGTCAACGCCCCCATTGGAAAGGCTCAGCCCATCGACATTGACCTCAAGCCTCTGATTGCCGTCCCCACCACTGCCGGCACCGGATCCGAGACCACTGGAACTGCCATCTTCGATCTCGTTTCCCGAAAGGCCAAGACCGGTATTGCTAACCGTGCTCTGAAGCCCCTGCTTGGAATTGTCGATCCTCTCAACTCTGCCACCATGCCCGAGCAGGTTAAGGCCGCTTCCGGCCTCGATGTCCTATGTCACTCTCTTGAGTCCTACACTGCCATCCCCTACCAGCAGCGAACCCCCCGTCCCAGCAACCCCAACATGCGACCTGCCTACCAAGGATCCAACCCCATTGCTGATATTTTCTCTCTCGAGGGTCTGCGTCTGGCCATTGAGTACCTTCCTCGATCTTGTGCCGACCCCGAAGACATGGAGGCCCACTCTAACATGCTTCTTGGATCTACTCTTGCCGGTGTGGGTTTTGGAAACGCCGGTGTTCACATCTGCCACGGTCTCTCTTACCCCATCTCTGGAATGAACACCTCCTACTACCACCCCGACTACCACACTGACCATCCTCTGGTTCCCCACGGTATCTCCGTTGCAGTTACTGCTCCTTCTGTCTTCAAGTTTACTGCTCCCAGCGACCCCGAGCGACATCTCAAGGCCGCCTCTCTGTTTGGCGTTGATGTTTCCAACGTCAAGCGAGAGTCTGCCGGAGAGGTGCTTGCTGAGGCCATCCAAGAGTTCATGTTCACTAAGCTCAAGCACCAACCCCGAGGTGTCTCTGCTCTTGGTTACAAGCGAAGCGACATTTCTGCTCTCGTTGACGGTGCCGTTCCTCAACGACGAGTTCTTGATCTTGCCCCCGGTATCCACGGtgttgaggaggccgaggtcCGAGAGGCCCTTACCTCTATTCTTGAGGACGCTTGGGAGTACTAA